AACGCCCAGCTTGGCGTTGCCCCAATACAACTCGGTCTTGAGCTCGCCAGGGCCGAAGGCGTGATGGTGGTTGATCTGCACCCCGTCCACATGAGTGAAGGGATTGATCTGGTAGACCACATTGGCCGGCCGCGCGCTGGTTTGCGCGTAGCCCAGGTGGCGGGTCTCGGAGTGCAGGAACACCGGCAGTGCGGTGCGGCCCAGGCGCCACTGCCAGCCGGACTCGGTCTCCTGGCTCCAGTACAACCATTCGGTGCGCGGCCGGGCTCCATGGCGCACGTCATCCCGCGCCAGGGCTTGCCAGACCAGCTTGCCCAGCCGGGGATGACTGGCCTGTGCCTGAACGGCCAGCAGGCTGTCGCCATCGAACACCCAGTCGCCATCGCGACTGAAGTGGCGGTTGCGGCCATCGGCGCGCACACCGGCCACGGCGTCGTCGCCGCGGTGTGCGGCCACCGTGCCATAGCCTTCCCACTGGATTTCCTGCGCTGCGCTGGCGCCCATGCCGAGTGCCAGCAGTCCAGCGATGCCCAGCCTGCGCGGCATGCTGTCTCCCCCTGATCCCGCACGATGGGCGGGTTGGGGAGGACTCTAAGCCAGTAAGGGCTTCAGCGCACCACCAGCACAGGAATCTTGCTGTGGGTCAGCACCTTCTGGGTCTCGCTGCCCAGGATCAGGGCGCTGACGCCGCGCCGACCATGGCTGGCCATCACGATGAGGTCGGCCTTGACGCGTTGGGCATGGTCGACGATGGCTTGCCAAGGCAGATTGCCCTCGACGCTGCTGCCCTCGCAATGCACCCCGGCCGCCTGAGCCAGGCGCTGCACATCAAGCAGCCGCGTGTTGGCCACGCGCAATTCGGTGTCCAGATGCTCCTGCGGGCTGATGGGCTGGGTCTCGGCCAGTGGGCTGTAGGGGTAGGGCTCCGTCACGGTGACGGCAAACATCTGGGCCCCCAATTTTTGAGCCAAGGCCACGGCCTGCTCGGCTGCTTTGGCAGTGATTTCGGACCCGTCGGTGGCGATGAGGATGCGCTGGTACATGAAGGCTCCCGGTGGCATGGCGGCGCAGTCTGCCGGTATCCAGGCGGCTCCGCATTGCTCCATGTCAACCCTTGCCGGTGCTGGCCGGCCAGGGGTTCGCTTCAGCCTTTGGCGACGGGGCGGCGCGGGTCTGCCGACCATTCGCTCCAAGAGCCCGGGTACAGGCTACCCAGCCCCAACCCGGCCAATTCCACGGCAAAGAGGTTGTGGCAGGCGGTGACGCCTGAGCCGCATTGGTGCACCACGGCGTCGCCCCGCTGCTTGCCCAGGAGGGTTTGCCATTCCTGGCGCAACTGCTCTGCGGGTTTGAAGCGGCCATCGGCTTGCAGATTGAGCGCAAAGGGGCGGTTCAATGCACCCGGGATGTGGCCGGCCTGGGTGTCCAGGGGCTCCACCTCGCCACGGAAGCGCTCGGGCCCGCGCGCATCCACGATCAAGATTCGACCGAGTTGGGCGGCCACTTGCGCCGCGCTAAGGGTTGGCAGCTCTGCGCCCAATGCCTGGGGAGTCGGCGCCGGCTCAAGCGGTGGGATGGCGGTGCTGAGCGTCAGTCCGGCCGCACTCCAGGCGGACAAGCCGCCATCGAGCAGTCGGACGTCGTGCTCACCCAGCCAGCGCAACATCCACCACAGGCGAGCGGCATACATGCCGCCCTGCGCGTCATAGGCCACCACCGCCCTGCCCGGCGCCCAACCGCGTTGGGCCAGTCGTTGTGCAAAGACCTCGCGCTCCGGCAAGGGATGGCGACCGCGAAAGCGCCCCGTTTCGCCGTGCAGCGGGGCGCTGAGATCGGCGTCCAGGTGCAGGTAATGCGCTCCGGGCAGATGGCCCTGGGCGTAGGCGCGCGCACCGGCCTGCGGGTCGCTGAGCTCGAAGCGCAGGTCGAAGAGCAGCGGCGGTTGCGGGCCGGCCAGTTCGCGTTGCAGGCTGGTGGCGTCGATCAGGTGCTCATTCATGGGCGGTGTCCGTTGGCAAAGAAGGGGCTTGGCGACTGCGCAGCAAGGTGGCGCTGAGGCCGGCGCTGATGATCAGAGCGATGCCCGAGACTGCGATCCAGCCCAGGGCCTCATCAAACACCCACCAGCCCAGCAGGGCAGCAAAGACGATGCCGGCGTAGTTAAGGGTGGCATTGACCAGCAGTCGTCCCTTGGCGTAGGCGGCCGTCATCATCACCTGGGCCACGGTAGCGCTCAGGCCCACGGCCAGTAACCAAAGCGGGCCCCAGGGGCTTTGGGGTGGTGCCACCACGGCCGGCAGCCAGAAGGAGAGCAGGGCGCCGGCCAGCACGCTGGTGAGGCTCAGGTAGAACACCACGCGCACCTCGGGCTCACCTGCGCGCCCTAGAGCAGCCACCTGCAAGTAGGCCAAGGCGGCGAGCAGGCCCGAGCCCAGGCCGGCCAAGCCCCAGGGCAGCTGGTCGCGCTCGAAGGTGGGCTGCAAGACCAGGGCCACACCGACAAATCCGACCAGTACGGCAGCGATTAGGCGCGGGTCCAGGCGCTGTTGCCCGAGCAAAACGGCGCCACCGAGCAGGAATAGGGCCATCCACACCGAGCTCATCTGATTCAGGGTGATGGCGGTGGCGAGTGGCAGGCCGCCGATGGCCCAGAACCACAGGCACAGGGCGGTGACGCCGACGATGCCGCGCCAAGCGTGCATCCAGGGCACCGAGGTGCGCAAGGGGATGCCGCGCCACCGCGCCAACGCCAGCAGTGCCAAGACGCCGATCAGACCTCGCACGGTGACGATCTGCGCCGCGCTGTAGTGGGCACTGGCGAGCTTGACGAACAGACCCATGGCTGCGAAGAGCAGGGTCGCGGTGAGCATCAGCAGAGAGGCAGGCATCAAGAAAAACGCCCGGCTGACCGGGCGTGATGGTTCAAAGCTCGAACTCAGAGTTTCATTTTTTCGCGGTACCAAGCATGGAAGTGCTTCATGCCATCCTCCATCGGGCTCTGGTACGGCCCCACCTCGTTGTCCCCGCGTTCCATCAGGGCCAGGCGGCCGGCATCCATGCGCTCGCCGATCTCGTCGTCTTCGACGCAGGTTTCCATATATGCGGCCTGCTGGGCTTCGATGAACTCGCGTTCGAAAGCGGCGATTTCTTCCGGGTAATAGAACTCCACCACATTGGTGGTCTTCTGCGGCCCCTTGGGGATCAGGTGCGAGACCACCAGCACATGCGGATACCACTCCACCATCAGGGTGGGGTAGTAGGTCAGCCAGACGGCGCCCTGCTTGGGGGGCTCGCCCTTGCGGTAAGCCATCAGGGCGTCGTGCCAGCGGCGATAGACCTTGGAGCCTGGCTTGTCCAGCGCACCCTTGACGCCGACGGTCTGCACCGAGAACTCCTGGCCCCACTGCCAAGCCAGGTCGTCACAGGTGACGAACTGTCCCAGCCCCGGGTGGAAGGGGCCGACGTGGTAGTCCTCCAGATAGACCTCGATGAAGGTCTTCCAGTTGTAGTTGCAGTCGTGGATCTGCACCTTGTCCAGCACATAGCCGCTGAAGTCCAGATCCTTCAGCACCTGCAGCCCGGCCATGTCGGCCGCGATGTCGCGCCCGTTGTCCTCAAACAGCAGTCCGTTCCACTGGCGCAGATTCCAGCGGTTCAGGTTCAGGCAGGGGTCTTGCTCAAAATGAGGAGCGCCGATCAGGTCGCCCTTGAGTCCATAGGTCCAGCGATGCAGGGGGCAGACGATGTTGGCGCCCGTGTTGCCGCGTCCTTTGAGCATCACGGCCTGGCGGTGGCGGCAGACGTTTGAGACCAGCTGGATGCCATCGTGCCCACGGACGAGCGCGCGCCCCTCGCCCTCGTGGGCCAGGGTCAGGAAGTCGCCGACTTCGGGCACCGCGAGCTGGTGACCCACATAGCGGGGGCCAGGTCGGATGATGCGCTCCTGCTCGCGCTCGTAGAGCGCAGGATCGAAATAGGCAGAAACGGGGAGCTGCGTGCCACAGCTGCGTTCAAGCGCCCCGATGGCAAGACTCAGATCGGACATGACCCAAGAGTTCCTCCAAGACACCCGTTTCGTCGGCTTGCTCCGGCGAAACGTCAAAAAGCCCGGCAGGGCCGGGCTTGCGGGACCCAGGAATGCGCCGGGCGCAGCTGGGAAGGGGGCGGATTCTACCCAGGGGCGCCGAGATGGGGCGGTGGCATTGCACAAGAGTTGAGTCTGCGCAATCCCGCCCAAACCAAGGGGATGTGTCGGTTCGAAGGGGGTGCCGACCTACAATCGCGCCCTTTTTTGCAGCTGCGCACCCGGTTTTTTATCCAGGCGCACCCCCGTTATGCCCAAAAGCGCCAAAGCCGCTCCACCAGCCAGCTTCGACGCGGCACTTGCCGAGTTGGAGCAACTCGTGGGCGCCATGGAGGGCGGGGCGTTGCCGTTGGAGCAGCTGTTGGCGGGCTATCAGCGTGGCGCAGAGCTGCTGGGTTTTTGCCGAGAGCGCCTGCAGGCGGTCGAGCAGCAGGTCAAGGTGCTGGACGATGGGGCACTCAAGGCCTGGGAGGACACATAAGAATGTTGCAGGGTGAATCGTTTGATGCCTGGTCAGAGTTCGCGCTGACGCGCTTTGAGGGCTTGCTCGACGCTTGGGTGCCGGCCTCGGCGCCGGCGGGTTTGGGTGAGGCCATGCGCTATGCGGTGCTGGGCGGTGGCAAGCGCTTGCGGCCCCTGCTGGTGCGTGCGGCCTGCGCGGCAGTGGGCGGCAATGAGGCAGCGGCCGATAGGGCCGCTGTGGCGGTGGAATTGATCCACGCCTATTCCCTGGTGCACGACGACATGCCCTGCATGGACGACGATGTGTTGCGTCGCGGCAAGCCCACCGTTCATGTGGCCTATGGCGAGGCACAGGCCATGTTGGCCGGCGATGCCATGCAGGCGCTTGCTTTTGAGGTGCTGACAGACGATGAGTCCATTGATCCAGCCTTGCAGGCCAATTTGTGCCGGCTGTTGGCGCGGGCCTCGGGCCATGCCGGCATGGCGGGCGGGCAGGCCATCGATTTGGCGGCCGTTGGGCAGGCTTTGAACGAAGAGCAGCTGCGCGATATGCATCGGCGCAAGACTGGGTTGTTGCTGCAGGCCAGCGTGATGATGGGGGCCGCATGTGGTGCGCCATCGGCCGCCGCACACCAGGCTTTGCTGACCTATGGTGCGGACATCGGCTTGGCCTTCCAAGTGGTGGATGACATTCTGGATGTGACCCAGGACTCGGCCACCTTGGGAAAAACCGCTGGCAAGGACAGCCAGGCCAACAAGCCCACTTATGTGAGCGTGCTGGGCCTGGAGGCTTCGCGTCGCTACGCCGCCAAACTGCGTGACGAGGCCCTCGCGGCGCTCGATGGTGTGAAAGGGTTGGCCGATCAGCGCCTGCGTGAGTTGGCCTTCAAAGTGGTTGCCCGTGAGTACTGAAATGAATGCTTCAAGTGCGTCCCTGCTCTCCAAGATCGACAGTCCTGCCGATCTGAAGCGACTGAGTCGGGCCGAGTTGCACCGGCTGGCCACTGAGCTGCGCCAATACGTGGTTGACTCGGTTTCGAAGACCGGCGGCCACTTTTCCAGCAATCTGGGCACCGTCGAGCTGACCATTGCCTTGCACGCGGTCTTTGATACGCCGCGCGACCGCATCGTCTGGGATGTGGGTCATCAGACCTATGCGCACAAGATCCTGACCGGCCGGCGTGATCGCATGGATACCTTGCGTCAGCAAGGGGGACTTTCGGGTTTTCCGCGCCGCGATGAGAGCGAGTACGACACCTTCGGCACCGCACACAGCAGCACCAGCATCTCGGCCGCCCATGGTTTTGCGATGGCGGCCAAGCTCAAGGGCGAAGAGCGCCGCGCCATTGCGGTGATTGGCGACGGCGCGATGACGGCCGGCATGGCCTTCGAGGCGCTGAACAACGCTGGCGTGCCGCATGGCGGCCTGCTGGGTGATGTCCTGGTGATCCTGAACGACAACGACATGTCGATCAGCCCGCCGGTTGGGGCGCTGAACAAGTACTTCACCCGTTTGATGAGCGGTAGCTTCTACGCTGCGGCGCGCGAGGGTGCCAAGTCGGTGTTGAAAAACACGCCGCTGTATGAATTCGCGCGACGCTTTGAAGAGCACACCAAGGGCATGTTCGTGCCCGGCACCATCTTCGAAGAATTCGGCTTCAACTATGTCGGGCCGATCGACGGCCACGATCTGGACGCCTTGATTCCGACCCTGGAGAACCTGCGCGACAAGAAGGGGCCGCAGTTCCTGCACGTGGTGACCAAAAAGGGGCAGGGCTACAAATTGGCCGAAGCGGATCCGGTCAAGTACCACGCGGCCTCCGGGAAGTTTGATCCCGCCATTGGCTTTGTCAAACCGAGCGTGCCGCCCAAGAAGGCCTTCATGCAGGTGTTTGGCGAGTGGCTGTGTGATCAAGCCGAGGCGGACCAGAAGCTGGTGGCCATCACCCCCGCGATGCGCGAGGGCTCGGGCATGGTGGAATACCACAAACGCTTCCCGACGCGTTACTTTGATGTAGGCATTGCTGAGCAGCATGCGGTGACCTTTGCCGCCGGACTGGCCTGCGAAGGTCTCAAGCCCGTGGTGGCAATCTATTCCACCTTCTTGCAACGCGCCTACGATCAAATGATCCACGATGTGGCGCTGCAGGACCTGGACGTACTGTTTGCGCTGGACCGCGCGGGCTTGGTTGGCGCCGATGGCGCCACCCACGCGGGCAATTACGACATCGCTTTCACCCGTTGCATTCCGAAGATGGCCGTATTGACCCCGGCCGATGAATTGGAGTGCCGACAGCTGCTGAGTACGGGCTATCAGTTCAAGGGGCCGGTGACCGTGCGCTATCCGCGTGGCGCGGGCACCGGAGTGGATGCCGGCAAGGCGCTGGAGACCTTGCCTTGGGGCAAGGGTGAGATGCGGCGAGAGGGCAACAAGGATGGCAAGGGCGTGGCCATCCTGGCATTCGGCACCTTGCTGTATCCGGCGCTCCAGGCTGCGGAGGCATTGGACGCCAGCGTCGCCAACATGCGTTTCGTGAAGCCGCTCGACACGGAGTTGGTGGAACGCTTGGCGCGCCAGCATGGCTTGCTGGTCACCGTCGAGGATGGCTGCGTGATGGGCGGGGCGGGCTCTGCGGTGCTGGAGCATTTGCAAGCGGTGGG
Above is a window of Inhella inkyongensis DNA encoding:
- a CDS encoding universal stress protein produces the protein MPPGAFMYQRILIATDGSEITAKAAEQAVALAQKLGAQMFAVTVTEPYPYSPLAETQPISPQEHLDTELRVANTRLLDVQRLAQAAGVHCEGSSVEGNLPWQAIVDHAQRVKADLIVMASHGRRGVSALILGSETQKVLTHSKIPVLVVR
- a CDS encoding sulfurtransferase, coding for MNEHLIDATSLQRELAGPQPPLLFDLRFELSDPQAGARAYAQGHLPGAHYLHLDADLSAPLHGETGRFRGRHPLPEREVFAQRLAQRGWAPGRAVVAYDAQGGMYAARLWWMLRWLGEHDVRLLDGGLSAWSAAGLTLSTAIPPLEPAPTPQALGAELPTLSAAQVAAQLGRILIVDARGPERFRGEVEPLDTQAGHIPGALNRPFALNLQADGRFKPAEQLRQEWQTLLGKQRGDAVVHQCGSGVTACHNLFAVELAGLGLGSLYPGSWSEWSADPRRPVAKG
- a CDS encoding DMT family transporter, with the protein product MPASLLMLTATLLFAAMGLFVKLASAHYSAAQIVTVRGLIGVLALLALARWRGIPLRTSVPWMHAWRGIVGVTALCLWFWAIGGLPLATAITLNQMSSVWMALFLLGGAVLLGQQRLDPRLIAAVLVGFVGVALVLQPTFERDQLPWGLAGLGSGLLAALAYLQVAALGRAGEPEVRVVFYLSLTSVLAGALLSFWLPAVVAPPQSPWGPLWLLAVGLSATVAQVMMTAAYAKGRLLVNATLNYAGIVFAALLGWWVFDEALGWIAVSGIALIISAGLSATLLRSRQAPSLPTDTAHE
- a CDS encoding aromatic ring-hydroxylating oxygenase subunit alpha yields the protein MSDLSLAIGALERSCGTQLPVSAYFDPALYEREQERIIRPGPRYVGHQLAVPEVGDFLTLAHEGEGRALVRGHDGIQLVSNVCRHRQAVMLKGRGNTGANIVCPLHRWTYGLKGDLIGAPHFEQDPCLNLNRWNLRQWNGLLFEDNGRDIAADMAGLQVLKDLDFSGYVLDKVQIHDCNYNWKTFIEVYLEDYHVGPFHPGLGQFVTCDDLAWQWGQEFSVQTVGVKGALDKPGSKVYRRWHDALMAYRKGEPPKQGAVWLTYYPTLMVEWYPHVLVVSHLIPKGPQKTTNVVEFYYPEEIAAFEREFIEAQQAAYMETCVEDDEIGERMDAGRLALMERGDNEVGPYQSPMEDGMKHFHAWYREKMKL
- a CDS encoding exodeoxyribonuclease VII small subunit, with the protein product MPKSAKAAPPASFDAALAELEQLVGAMEGGALPLEQLLAGYQRGAELLGFCRERLQAVEQQVKVLDDGALKAWEDT
- a CDS encoding polyprenyl synthetase family protein, producing the protein MLQGESFDAWSEFALTRFEGLLDAWVPASAPAGLGEAMRYAVLGGGKRLRPLLVRAACAAVGGNEAAADRAAVAVELIHAYSLVHDDMPCMDDDVLRRGKPTVHVAYGEAQAMLAGDAMQALAFEVLTDDESIDPALQANLCRLLARASGHAGMAGGQAIDLAAVGQALNEEQLRDMHRRKTGLLLQASVMMGAACGAPSAAAHQALLTYGADIGLAFQVVDDILDVTQDSATLGKTAGKDSQANKPTYVSVLGLEASRRYAAKLRDEALAALDGVKGLADQRLRELAFKVVAREY
- the dxs gene encoding 1-deoxy-D-xylulose-5-phosphate synthase — protein: MNASSASLLSKIDSPADLKRLSRAELHRLATELRQYVVDSVSKTGGHFSSNLGTVELTIALHAVFDTPRDRIVWDVGHQTYAHKILTGRRDRMDTLRQQGGLSGFPRRDESEYDTFGTAHSSTSISAAHGFAMAAKLKGEERRAIAVIGDGAMTAGMAFEALNNAGVPHGGLLGDVLVILNDNDMSISPPVGALNKYFTRLMSGSFYAAAREGAKSVLKNTPLYEFARRFEEHTKGMFVPGTIFEEFGFNYVGPIDGHDLDALIPTLENLRDKKGPQFLHVVTKKGQGYKLAEADPVKYHAASGKFDPAIGFVKPSVPPKKAFMQVFGEWLCDQAEADQKLVAITPAMREGSGMVEYHKRFPTRYFDVGIAEQHAVTFAAGLACEGLKPVVAIYSTFLQRAYDQMIHDVALQDLDVLFALDRAGLVGADGATHAGNYDIAFTRCIPKMAVLTPADELECRQLLSTGYQFKGPVTVRYPRGAGTGVDAGKALETLPWGKGEMRREGNKDGKGVAILAFGTLLYPALQAAEALDASVANMRFVKPLDTELVERLARQHGLLVTVEDGCVMGGAGSAVLEHLQAVGLNVPVLQLGLPDVFVEHGEPARLMAQCGLDAAGIERSIRQRLGVPALRAVND